Proteins encoded within one genomic window of Fusarium musae strain F31 chromosome 4, whole genome shotgun sequence:
- a CDS encoding hypothetical protein (EggNog:ENOG41~MEROPS:MER0002281) — MAANRDPSTLSNYSAWRTRHTTASFKIDFEDKALKGSVVLQLESQTNKESNEIILDSRYVDISTIRINSTESKWELKEYNAPLGAPLHIHVPGGVAKGELIDLTIELKTTSKCTALQWLTPAQTSNKKHPYMFSQCQAINARSIFPCQDTPDVKSTFTFKLTSSLPVVASGVPVGDHSATPGEEKLYEFEQKVPIPSYLFAVASGDIATAPIGPRSIVATGPNELEECKWELERDMEKFMEVAEKLVFPYKWGAYNVLVLPPSFPYGGMENPIYTFATPTIISGDRQNVDVIAHELSHSWSGNLVSNASWEHFWLNEGWTMYLERRIQAAIHGDAEFDFSSIIGWKALEDAVELFGKDHEYTKLIIKHEGVDPEDVYSTVAYEKGFHFLYYLEGVVGRENFDKFIPFYFTKWSGKSLDSFEFKQTFLDFFNNLGDEKISKNVAEINWEEKFYTPGLPPKPEFDTTLANQCYDLATKWKDANFTPSAKDLENFTANQKLVFLAEVQQSGELSADRAQLMGKTYDFLSSKNVEILSAYYLIALKAHDSAIYQDAASLLGRVGRMKFVRPLFRALNKVDRQLALQTFEKNKDFYHPICKGMVEKDLGL; from the exons ATGGCGGCCAATCGTGATCCCAGCACCCTCTCCAACTATAGCGCTTGGCGAACTCGCCATACGACTGCTAGCTTCAAGATCGACTTTGAGGACAAGGCGCTCAAAGGTTCGGTTGTTCTTCAGCTTGAGTCGCAGACCAATAAAGAGAGCAACGAGATCATTCTTGACTCTCGATATGTGGATATTTCTACCATCCGTATCAACTCAACAGAGTCCAAGTGGGAACTGAAAGAGTATAATGCACCCCTCGGCGCCCCTCTTCACATCCATGTGCCAGGCGGAGTTGCAAAGGGTGAACTGATTGATCTCACCATTGAGCTCAAGACGACGAGCAAATGCACTGCTCTGCAGTGGCTTACTCCTGCCCAGACCTCGAACAAGAAGCACCCGTATATGTTCTCTCAATGTCAGGCTATCAATGCCCGCTCTATTTTCCCGTGTCAGGACACTCCTGATGTGAAATCCACTTTCACTTTCAAGCTCACTTCTTCCCTGCCAGTTGTTGCGAGTGGTGTTCCTGTGGGAGACCATAGTGCCACGCCTGGTGAAGAGAAACTCTATGAGTTTGAGCAAAAGGTCCCTATCCCCTCTTATCTCTTTGCCGTAGCTTCTGGCGATATTGCGACTGCGCCTATTGGCCCTCGGAGTATTGTCGCCACAGGTCCCAATGAGCTGGAAGAATGCAAATGGGAGCTGGAGCGTGATATGGAGAAGTTCATGGAAGTGGCAGAGAAACTCGTCTTCCCCTATAAGTGGGGAGCTTACAATGTGCTGGTCTTACCCCCAAGCTTCCCATATGGAG GTATGGAGAATCCCATCTACACGTTTGCTACACCTACTATCATTAGTGGTGATCGTCAAAACGTGGACGTAATTGCCCATGAATTGAGCCATAGCTGGAGTGGTAACCTGGTTTCCAATGCCAGCTGGGAACATTT CTGGCTAAATGAGGGCTGGACGATGTACCTTGAGCGTCGTATCCAAGCAGCCATCCACGGTGATGCCGAGTTTGATTTCTCTTCCATCATTGGATGGAAAGCTCTTG AGGATGCAGTGGAACTCTTCGGCAAGGACCATGAGTACACCAAACTTATCATTAAGCACGAGGGTGTAGACCCTGAGGATGTCTATAGTACGGTTGCGTATGAGAAGGGCTTCCACTTCCTCTACTACCTAGAGGGCGTTGTTGGCCGAGAGAACTTTGACAAGTTCATTCCTTTTTACTTCACCAAGTGGTCTGGCAAGTCTCTTGACTCCTTTGAGTTCAAGCAAACCTTCCTCGACTTCTTTAACAACCTCGGAGATGAAAAAATCTCCAAGAATGTCGCCGAGATCAACTGGGAAGAGAAATTCTACACGCCCGGTCTACCCCCTAAGCCTGAGTTCGACACTACACTGGCGAACCAGTGCTACGACCTCGCAACTAAGTGGAAAGACGCT AACTTTACACCAAGCgccaaggatcttgagaacTTCACTGCCAACCAGAAACTTGTTTTCTTGGCTGAGGTGCAGCAGTCCGGTGAGCTGAGCGCAGACCGAGCGCAGCTTATGGGGAAAACCTACGATTTCTTATCGTCCAAGAATGTCGAAATTTTGTCTGCGTATTATCTGATTGCTCTCAAAGCTCATGATTCTGCCATCTACCAGGACGCCGCCAGTCTGCTTGGACGAGTTGGTCGAATGAAGTTTGTGCGCCCTTTGTTCCGCGCCCTCAACAAGGTGGATAGACAGCTGGCATTGCAAACAttcgagaagaacaaggacttTTACCATCCAATTTGTAAGGGTATGGTCGAGAAGGATCTCGGCCTTTAG
- a CDS encoding hypothetical protein (EggNog:ENOG41) produces MARTSAAKKRAADSDSEPETVSKRVKGGTSVESDGKDDDGNPFWELSNKRRVGVSEFSKKTFVNIREYYDKDGKTLPGKKGISLSIEQYNAFLKAVPQINAALRAKGLVVEGDVADERDTALVPAAKAKKERKKSPKANIETTSEEED; encoded by the exons ATGGCCCGTACATCCGCTGCAAAAAAGCGCGCTGCCGATTCTGACAGCGAGCCCGAGACTGTTTCTAAAAGAGTCAAGGGTGGAACATCGGTTGAGTCGGATGgtaaagatgatgatggaaatcCATTCTGGGAG CTCTCAAACAAGCGCCGTGTTGGTGTATCAGAGTTCAGCAAGAAAACCTTTGTCAATATTCGCGAGTACTATGAtaaggatggcaagacttTACCTGGCAAGAAG GGTATTTCACTTTCCATCGAGCAGTACAACGCTTTCCTTAAGGCTGTTCCACAGATCAATGCTGCTCTTCGCGCCAAGGGTCTCGTCGTTGAGGGTGACGTCGCAGACGAGCGTGATACTGCTCTGGTTCCAGCAGCCAAGGCCAAAAAAGAGCGGAAGAAATCACCAAAGGCGAACATTGAGACCAccagcgaggaagaggactaG
- a CDS encoding hypothetical protein (EggNog:ENOG41), protein MDESKVDYILDEFDYFWETPFGETDPSFPTCKVDRPEKGDPTVLMGIMNHMLNHDLMGVVMPDQIHTEKTNSEYSIQKQVDLCESSWGRRPNVVLLDWVNVGEAMDAQISLNGLRGSHS, encoded by the exons ATGGATGAGAGCAAGGTTGACTACATacttgatgagtttgattaTTTCTGGGAGACTCCATTCGGTGAAACTGACCCCTCGTTTCCAACCTGCAAGGTTGACCGACCGGAGAAGGGGGATCCAACCGTACTCATGGGGATCATGAACCATATGTTGAATCACGACCTCATGGGCGTCGTCATGCCAGATCAGATCCATACAGAGAAGACAAATTCAGAGTATTCTATCCAAAAACAGGTAGACCTTTGCGAAAGCAGCTGGGGCAGGCGACCGAATGTCGTTCTT TTGGATTGGGTTAACGTTGGAGAGGCAATGGACGCCCAGATATCTCTGAATGGTTTACGAGGATCGCACAGTTGA
- a CDS encoding hypothetical protein (EggNog:ENOG41): MSGYLSMLGWAFLPNLATGWLQSIYYGFTVRAGDPKPAPGSARYNSHRRTIHILVVAAYLCYTIFEADYEQRRISSYYADLGVPLDAADREIKTRFRRLAAMHHPDKAGKNAGDSATFFMHLKVASDTLQDTAKRFAYERFGPEIARWQKCVTIRDYVTRGVVSGILPHYVVAATSIYVLGLFGYMEFGKYYRWLVLIALCVFELHAVTRPDFPPFVNAINAVLLRFTSSPPYLPFQIISLARRLTITFYIALNQIGPLIAFMITGPEKSEEDDEKAMRQSLHRLEMLTKQLDGDAVRLLDMEMAPFKGDNDATSNLQGKMREWLVQNTIRADPMVRDAMGTSLRKRRVDAPAGAKGNR, translated from the exons ATGTCTGGCTATTTGTCTATGCTAGGTTGGGCCTTTCTTCCAAAT CTTGCAACAGGATGGCTCCAGTCCATCTATTATGGTTTTACCGTTCGCGCCGGCGATCCCAAGCCTGCCCCTGGCTCTGCTCGCTATAACTCGCATCGACGCACCATACATATCCTCGTTGTCGCTGCCTACCTCTGCTACACAATCTTCGAAGCGGACTATGAACAGCGCCGTATATCCTCATACTATGCAGACCTCGGAGTGCCACTCGATGCTGCCGATCGTGAGATCAAGACGCGCTTCCGCCGCTTGGCTGCCATGCACCACCCAGACAAGGCAGGCAAGAACGCAGGCGATTCTGCTACCTTTTTCATGCACCTAAAGGTTGCCAGTGATACGCTACAAGATACCGCCAAAAGATTTGCATATGAACGCTTCGGACCCGAGATTGCGCGGTGGCAGAAATGCGTTACCATCAGAGATTATGTTACTCGTGGTGTTGTCTCCGGTATCCTGCCTCACTACGTTGTGGCTGCCACATCAATTTACGTTCTAGGCTTATTTGGCTACATGGAGTTTGGTAAATACTACCGGTGGCTAGTTCTGATCGCCCTTTGCGTATTCGAGCTCCATGCCGTAACACGTCCCGATTTCCCACCTTTTGTCAATGCCATCAACGCCGTCCTCCTCCGATTCACATCTTCGCCACCATATCTACCTTTCCAGATCATCTCTCTCGCCCGGAGACTCACAATTACTTTCTACATTGCTCTCAACCAGATAGGACCTCTCATTGCGTTCATGATCACGGGGCCAGAAAAATCTGAGGAGGACGACGAAAAGGCTATGAGACAAAGCCTACATCGCCTTGAAATGTTGACAAAGCAACTTGACGGAGATGCTGTACGACTATTGGATATGGAAATGGCTCCTTTTAAAGGTGACAATGATGCAACGTCCAATCTACAGGGCAAGATGAGGGAGTGGCTTGTACAGAACACGATCAGAGCTGACCCTATGGTTAGAGATGCCATGGGAACGtcactgaggaagaggagagttgaTGCACCTGCCGGTGCAAAAGGTAACAGATAG
- a CDS encoding hypothetical protein (EggNog:ENOG41), with the protein MAHIAKCIVDIDTTYITKQSSQSPNDSKLSPLPPQEKPFTWRMQQPDPSKKYQLFPKERKLPVLNSSKAVDPDKTTMGPSTTASDKTDNQQTTLNGLKKRLNQHSLARRRKISVPEVGPMTTVQELSMDSPTIPGRPPFHERSISAPGNSSRNYHLTDTFLFASSDDEGPDPQASMKGETEADSRGATPTSPRHLAPLVIPRRGGQSPLLRRQQSLNCFPVKNEPLRRGRTSESSPQSCTSFTPNSSMPDLTTPKSGSTGSTTPIPVSAPLMEPQAESPQLSDGRYTPPVDSIRVGHRRGGSESSVMDRGRPRKRRDQRTNNGPIIQRTESKNRITSEQKAFENLPVGVKHTEALEKIEMSELASLQKQAYEQVGRFEVLRAEDVEALSKELRHLDEKTEYLRRTYTALRSGRKNLHSRICQYLRSPRVAKFSNESMLKQEEALTELDASIDDWVNKLEQAENRRTRVRQKLLEHVAAAACLPLGGPSMTREPVVSGPSSSGIGNISTPPRSPSKETAISSRTASSPSPQRVVAQVPSTILEQPVIEEEATKESAERVTSTGSLNRSDVESIRIYAGDDVYALLADVEDEITKMGKQPVYEPKPPNNLIETKRIELHRQRSHELLNGLSGEAHAMKKRDFSECRAISPLASPPTSSATKQNEQTEDDLPLLTNVVYRP; encoded by the exons ATGGCTCATATTGCCAAGTGCATCGTCGATATCGACACCACCTATATAACCAAGCAGTCTTCGCAGTCACCCAACGATTCG AAATTGTCACCATTACCTCCACAGGAGAAACCATTTACTTGGAGAATGCAACAACCTGATCCGTCGAAGAAGTATCAACTTTTTCCAAAGGAGAGGAAATTGCCCGTCCTCAACAGCAGTAAAGCGGTAGACCCAGATAAGACAACCATGGGACCTTCAACTACAGCAAGTGATAAGACAGACAACCAGCAGACAACACTcaatggcttgaagaagcgGTTGAATCAACACAGCCTGGCTCGACGACGCAAAATTAGTGTGCCTGAGGTTGGACCTATGACAACCGTTCAGGAGCTTTCAATGGACTCTC CAACAATTCCTGGCCGCCCACCTTTCCACGAGCGCTCTATTAGTGCACCTGGCAATTCGTCCAGAAACTATCATCTTACCGACACCTTTCTTTTTGCGTCGAGCGATGACGAGGGCCCCGACCCTCAGGCTTCGATGAAGGGTGAGACCGAGGCGGACTCCAGAGGTGCAACTCCAACTTCACCAAGACACCTGGCCCCTTTGGTCATCCCTAGACGAGGAGGACAGTCGCCATTACTCCGTCGTCAACAGTCGTTGAACTGCTTCCCTGTAAAGAACGAGCCTCTTCGCAGGGGTCGCACCAGCGAGTCATCTCCCCAAAGTTGCACCTCTTTCACCCCGAACTCTTCCATGCCCGATCTTACAACACCAAAATCTGGATCAACAGGCTCAACGACTCCCATCCCAGTGTCTGCACCACTCATGGAGCCTCAAGCTGAATCTCCTCAGCTTTCTGATGGACGTTATACCCCTCCCGTTGATTCTATTCGGGTAGGGCATCGAAGAGGTGGCTCAGAATCTTCAGTGATGGACAGAGGTCGTCCTAGGAAGAGACGTGATCAGCGCACCAACAACGGACCGATCATCCAGAGGACAGAATCGAAGAATAGGATTACTTCAGAACAAAAGGCCTTTGAGAACCTCCCAGTTGGTGTGAAGCATACGGAGGCTTTAGAGAAAATCGAAATGTCAGAACTTGCGTCGCTTCAAAAGCAAGCTTACGAACAGGTCGGGCGCTTCGAGGTTCTAAGGGCCGAAGATGTTGAGGCGCTCTCAAAGGAACTCCGCCATTTGGATGAGAAGACCGAGTACCTTCGCCGCACTTACACTGCCCTTCGCTCAGGTCGCAAAAATCTCCACTCCCGCATTTGCCAGTACTTGCGTTCGCCTCGCGTGGCCAAGTTCAGTAACGAGTCTATGCTGAAGCAGGAAGAGGCACTTACCGAGCTGGATGCCTCGATTGACGACTGGGTGAACAAGCTGGAGCAGGCTGAGAACAGACGTACTCGTGTTCGCCAGAAGTTGCTTGAACACgttgctgcagctgcttGTCTCCCTCTTGGCGGACCAAGCATGACACGTGAGCCTGTAGTGAGTGGCCCATCCTCATCTGGCATTGGCAATATCTCAACCCCCCCTCGGAGCCCTTCGAAAGAGACCGCTATCTCATCTCGTACTGCCAGTTCACCTTCTCCCCAACGTGTTGTGGCTCAAGTACCCAGCACCATCCTGGAACAGCCTGTGATCGAAGAAGAGGCTACGAAAGAAAGCGCTGAACGCGTGACCAGCACCGGATCTCTGAATCGCTCTGATGTGGAGAGCATTCGTATCTATGCTGGCGACGATGTTTACGCTCTATTAGccgatgttgaggatgaaaTTACCAAGATGGGCAAGCAGCCGGTATATGAGCCTAAGCCCCCAAACAACCTGATTGAAACAAAACGCATTGAACTTCACCGTCAGAGAAGCCACGAGCTACTCAACGGGCTTTCCGGAGAAGCACACGCCATGAAGAAACGGGACTTTTCTGAATGCCGTGCCATTTCTCCTCTTGCATCTCCACCAACCTCGTCTGCTACCAAACAAAACGAACAGACGGAAGATGACCTACCTCTACTGACGAATGTTGTCTATCGCCCCTGA